A region from the Bacteroidetes bacterium GWF2_43_63 genome encodes:
- a CDS encoding pyrophosphatase yields the protein MTIEELQEKVDAWIKRHGVRYFSELTNTAILMEEVGELARHMSRQFGEQSYKEGEDPDGLKKEMADVLFVLVCLANQCGVNLEEALVDNLERKAKRDSERHRNNPKLKS from the coding sequence ATGACCATCGAAGAGCTTCAGGAAAAAGTGGATGCCTGGATAAAGCGGCATGGGGTGCGGTATTTCAGCGAACTTACAAATACGGCTATATTGATGGAAGAAGTCGGAGAGCTGGCCCGGCACATGTCGCGCCAGTTTGGCGAACAATCCTATAAAGAAGGCGAAGATCCGGATGGACTCAAAAAAGAAATGGCCGACGTGTTGTTTGTGCTGGTTTGCCTGGCCAATCAGTGCGGCGTGAATCTCGAAGAAGCGCTTGTCGATAATCTCGAACGCAAGGCCAAAAGAGATTCCGAAAGGCACCGGAACAATCCGAAGCTGAAAAGTTGA